A genome region from Manis javanica isolate MJ-LG chromosome 3, MJ_LKY, whole genome shotgun sequence includes the following:
- the CLRN1 gene encoding clarin-1 isoform X3 encodes MPNQQKKVIFCMAGVLSFACALGGVTALGTPLWIKATFLCKTGALLVNASGQELDKFTGEMQYGLFHGEGMRQCGLGARPFRFSFFPDLLKAIPVSIHVNVILFSMILIVLTMVGTAFFMYNAFGKPFEALHGPPGLYLLSFISVKASGMRLCTQ; translated from the exons ATGCCAAACCAGCAGAAGAAAGTCATTTTTTGCATGGCTGGGGTGTTAAGCTTTGCGTGTGCCCTCGGAGGTGTCACAGCCCTGGGAACACCGCTGTGGATCAAAGCCACCTTTCTCTGCAAAACGGGGGCTCTGCTCGTCAACGCCTCAGGACAGGAGCTGGACAAGTTCACGGGTGAGATGCAGTATGGGCTTTTCCACGGAGAAGGCATGAGGCAGTGCGGGTTGGGAGCCAGGCCCTTTCGGTTCTCAT TTTTCCCAGATTTGCTCAAAGCGATCCCAGTGAGCATCCACGTCAATGTCATTCTCTTCTCCATGATCCTTATCGTTCTAACTATGGTGGGGACAGCCTTCTTCATGTACAATGCATTTGGCAAGCCCTTTGAAGCCCTGCATGGTCCACCTGGGTTGTATCTTCTGAGCTTCATCTCAG TAAAAGCATCTGGCATGAGGCTCTGCACACAGTGA